A genomic stretch from Pontivivens ytuae includes:
- a CDS encoding gamma-glutamyltransferase family protein codes for MRDFHLPGRSAVYATNGMCATSHPLAAGIAIDTLKRGGNAVDAAIAGAILLGVCEPQMTGLGGDMFALIAEGGEVSGLNASGRAPAGLDAEALRAEGHDAVPPYSVHAVSVPGAVDGFCRLAEERGRLGLADILGPVIPYFENGVPVAPRVADDWSKATHLSGDGRRHFLVDGQAPAAGTRFALPGQADVLRRIARNCRAGFYEGEVAEDLVTSLRALGGTHSQNDLDAQSCEWVTPISGPYRGAELIELPPNGSGATALLMARMLERFDLSSLDPFGAERAHLEAEAAKLAYDARNRFIADPDHVTRLDHMLSEETAARLADLIDPERAMPAPPPLAEAVHRDTIYITVVDRDGMMVSLIYSVFHSFGSGLASAKFGIGFQNRAAGFNLTPGHPNEAGGGKRPMHTIIPALLHREGRIEMSFGVMGGAYQPNGHVRLISNLLDHGLDLQAAIDGPRCFGALGPLDIENGYGAEVRAALEAKGHVLRQPETAIGGAQAIRLTEDGVMIGASDPRKDGCALGY; via the coding sequence ATGCGCGACTTTCATCTGCCCGGCCGCTCGGCGGTCTATGCCACGAACGGGATGTGCGCGACGTCGCACCCCCTCGCTGCCGGGATCGCAATCGACACGCTGAAGCGGGGCGGTAACGCGGTAGATGCCGCGATCGCAGGCGCCATCCTGCTCGGCGTGTGCGAGCCGCAGATGACGGGCCTGGGCGGCGACATGTTCGCGCTGATCGCGGAGGGCGGAGAGGTCTCGGGCCTGAATGCCTCCGGCCGCGCGCCGGCGGGCCTTGATGCCGAGGCCCTGCGCGCGGAGGGCCACGATGCCGTGCCGCCCTACTCGGTTCATGCCGTCAGCGTTCCGGGCGCCGTGGATGGTTTCTGCCGCTTGGCGGAGGAGCGGGGGCGACTCGGCCTCGCCGACATCCTCGGCCCGGTGATCCCCTACTTCGAGAATGGCGTTCCGGTCGCCCCACGCGTTGCCGACGACTGGTCGAAGGCGACGCATCTGTCAGGCGATGGGCGGCGGCACTTCCTCGTCGATGGTCAGGCACCAGCCGCCGGCACGCGCTTTGCGCTGCCGGGCCAGGCGGACGTGCTGCGCCGGATCGCTCGCAACTGCCGCGCCGGTTTCTATGAGGGCGAAGTGGCCGAGGACCTCGTAACCTCCCTGCGCGCCCTCGGCGGAACGCACAGCCAGAACGATCTGGACGCCCAGTCCTGCGAGTGGGTCACACCGATCAGCGGGCCCTATCGCGGTGCCGAGCTGATCGAGCTGCCGCCCAATGGTTCGGGTGCGACGGCGCTGCTCATGGCGCGGATGCTGGAGCGGTTCGATCTTTCAAGCCTGGATCCCTTTGGCGCCGAGCGCGCGCATCTGGAGGCGGAGGCGGCGAAGCTCGCTTACGACGCCCGCAACCGCTTCATCGCCGATCCCGATCACGTCACACGCCTCGATCACATGCTGTCGGAGGAGACCGCGGCGCGGCTCGCCGATCTGATCGATCCGGAGCGCGCGATGCCCGCACCGCCGCCGCTGGCCGAGGCCGTGCACAGGGACACGATCTACATCACCGTCGTGGATCGGGACGGGATGATGGTCAGCCTCATCTATTCCGTGTTCCACAGCTTTGGCTCTGGGCTGGCCTCCGCGAAGTTTGGGATCGGGTTCCAGAACCGGGCCGCGGGCTTCAACCTAACACCCGGCCATCCGAACGAGGCGGGCGGGGGCAAACGACCGATGCACACCATCATTCCGGCGCTCCTCCACCGCGAGGGCCGGATCGAGATGTCGTTCGGCGTGATGGGCGGGGCCTATCAGCCGAACGGGCACGTGCGCCTCATCTCGAATCTGCTGGACCACGGGCTAGACCTTCAGGCTGCCATCGACGGCCCCCGCTGCTTCGGGGCGCTCGGCCCGTTGGACATCGAGAACGGCTACGGAGCCGAGGTCCGGGCAGCGCTGGAAGCCAAGGGCCACGTCCTTCGCCAGCCGGAGACCGCCATCGGCGGCGCTCAGGCGATCCGTTTGACGGAAGATGGCGTCATGATTGGCGCCAGCGATCCACGGAAGGACGGCTGCGCGCTCGGCTACTGA
- a CDS encoding DUF2794 domain-containing protein, which yields MKIVPPPAGPVRPVPSSVHFHRTELAVILSLYGRMVAAGEWRDYGISALRDVAVFSIFRRTAEHPIYRIEKRPKLARAQGMYSVIGMDGHILKRGHDLKTVLRVLERKLIRAVD from the coding sequence ATGAAAATCGTGCCACCCCCGGCGGGGCCTGTCCGGCCCGTGCCATCGTCGGTCCATTTTCACCGCACCGAGCTTGCGGTCATCCTGTCGCTCTATGGCCGGATGGTCGCAGCCGGGGAGTGGCGGGACTACGGGATCTCGGCGCTGCGGGATGTCGCGGTGTTCTCGATCTTCCGGCGGACGGCGGAGCATCCGATCTATCGCATCGAGAAACGGCCGAAGCTCGCGCGGGCGCAGGGGATGTACTCCGTGATCGGGATGGACGGGCACATACTGAAGCGCGGGCACGATCTGAAGACCGTGCTCCGGGTGCTGGAGCGCAAGCTAATCCGGGCGGTGGACTAG
- the rnr gene encoding ribonuclease R, with protein sequence MRDFPTKDEILEFIRAHPGASGKREIGRAFGIKGNARVELKRVLREMAAEGLIEKGRKQFRKSGELPPVTVLRVLPPDADGDMWAEPQNWEGEDAVPRVALRLKKGDPTIGAGDRILTKIERGEDGYSGRIMRKIGSGPAKVLGIFRQHEFGGRIVPVDKKSDREWVVAPGDRNGARDGELVEGEHVGRGDRMGLPKAKVIERLGDPAAPRSVSLIAIHEHGIPDSFPDEVVKQAIKAKPVALGKREDLRHLPLITIDPSDARDHDDAVAAEPDTDPKNPGGHILWVAIADVAHYVTPGSPLDREARKRGNSTYFPDRVVPMLPEELSGDLCSLHEGVERPCIALRMVLDADGRKLGHRFTRALMRSPAALSYEEAQAAIDGEVTDRTEPLLDWVLRPLWAAYDALRHARTHRAPLELDLPERKIVLSDSGEVLSVAFLDRFDAHKLIEEFMVLANVCAAETLEAKGRPLLYRVHEEPSAEKLDQLRDVVESVGLTLAKGQVLKTRHLNTLLNDSAGHDHAEMINLSVLRSMMQAYYAPENFGHFGLNLARYAHFTSPIRRYADLIVHRALISAHKWGDDGLDPDEVDRLPDTAEHISQTERRSMLAERDTTDRYLAAYLSERVGNEFEGKVSGIARFGLFVKLDETGADGLIPISRLGREYWHHDPDTQTLTAEKSRRVIGLGMKVTVRLAEAVPVTGGLLLELLSIEDRAMPQTRTPRKGAPKRKLARSRIKRNKTGRRR encoded by the coding sequence ATGAGAGACTTTCCCACCAAGGACGAGATCCTGGAGTTCATCCGCGCCCATCCCGGCGCGAGCGGCAAGCGTGAGATCGGCCGCGCCTTCGGCATCAAGGGCAACGCCCGGGTCGAGCTCAAGCGCGTGCTGCGCGAGATGGCCGCCGAGGGCCTGATCGAGAAAGGCCGCAAGCAGTTCCGCAAGTCCGGCGAGCTGCCGCCTGTTACCGTGCTCCGCGTTCTGCCGCCGGACGCGGACGGCGACATGTGGGCCGAGCCGCAGAATTGGGAGGGCGAGGACGCGGTCCCGCGTGTTGCCCTACGCCTGAAGAAGGGCGATCCCACGATCGGCGCCGGCGACCGCATCCTGACCAAGATCGAGCGGGGCGAGGACGGCTATTCCGGCCGGATCATGCGCAAGATCGGCTCGGGCCCCGCCAAGGTGCTCGGCATCTTCCGCCAGCACGAGTTCGGCGGCCGCATCGTGCCGGTCGACAAGAAGTCCGACCGCGAGTGGGTCGTCGCCCCCGGCGACCGCAACGGCGCCCGCGATGGCGAGCTGGTGGAGGGGGAGCACGTTGGCCGCGGTGATCGCATGGGTCTGCCGAAGGCGAAGGTTATCGAGCGGCTGGGCGACCCCGCCGCTCCCAGATCCGTGAGCCTGATCGCGATCCACGAGCACGGGATCCCCGACAGCTTCCCCGACGAAGTCGTCAAGCAGGCGATCAAGGCGAAGCCCGTCGCCCTCGGCAAGCGCGAGGACCTGCGCCACCTGCCGCTTATCACCATCGACCCGTCGGATGCGCGCGACCACGATGACGCCGTCGCCGCCGAGCCCGACACCGATCCGAAGAACCCGGGCGGTCACATCCTCTGGGTCGCCATCGCGGACGTCGCCCACTACGTCACACCCGGCTCGCCGCTGGATCGGGAGGCGCGGAAGCGCGGCAACTCCACCTACTTCCCCGACCGCGTCGTACCGATGCTGCCCGAGGAGTTGTCGGGCGATCTCTGTTCCCTGCACGAGGGGGTGGAGCGGCCGTGCATCGCACTTCGCATGGTGCTCGACGCCGATGGGCGGAAGCTCGGCCACCGCTTCACCCGCGCGCTCATGCGCTCCCCCGCCGCGCTCAGCTACGAGGAGGCGCAGGCGGCCATCGACGGTGAGGTGACGGACCGCACCGAGCCGCTGCTCGACTGGGTTCTCCGCCCGCTCTGGGCAGCCTACGACGCGCTGCGCCACGCCCGCACCCACCGCGCGCCGCTGGAGCTGGACCTGCCGGAGCGCAAGATCGTGCTGAGTGACAGCGGCGAGGTGCTCTCCGTCGCCTTCCTCGACCGCTTCGACGCGCACAAGCTGATCGAGGAGTTCATGGTGCTGGCAAATGTCTGCGCCGCCGAAACGCTGGAGGCGAAGGGCCGACCGCTCCTCTACCGTGTCCACGAGGAGCCGAGCGCGGAGAAGCTCGACCAGCTTCGCGACGTGGTGGAAAGCGTGGGGCTGACACTGGCAAAGGGGCAGGTGCTCAAGACCCGGCATCTCAACACGCTGCTCAACGACAGTGCGGGCCATGACCATGCGGAGATGATCAACCTCTCCGTCCTGCGCTCGATGATGCAGGCCTACTACGCGCCGGAGAATTTCGGGCATTTCGGCCTGAACCTCGCCCGCTACGCCCACTTCACCTCGCCGATCCGCCGCTATGCCGATCTGATCGTGCACCGCGCCCTGATCTCGGCGCACAAGTGGGGCGATGACGGTCTCGACCCGGACGAGGTCGACCGCCTGCCCGACACGGCGGAACACATCTCCCAGACCGAGCGCCGCTCGATGCTCGCTGAGCGCGACACGACCGACCGCTACCTTGCCGCTTACCTGTCCGAGCGCGTGGGCAATGAGTTCGAGGGAAAGGTCAGCGGCATCGCCCGCTTCGGCCTCTTCGTGAAGCTCGACGAGACGGGGGCGGACGGCCTGATCCCGATCTCCCGCCTCGGGCGCGAGTACTGGCACCACGACCCCGACACCCAGACCCTGACAGCGGAAAAATCCCGACGCGTCATCGGCCTCGGCATGAAGGTCACAGTGCGGCTTGCCGAGGCTGTGCCCGTCACCGGCGGTCTGCTGCTGGAGCTCCTCTCCATCGAGGATCGCGCGATGCCGCAGACCCGCACGCCGCGGAAGGGCGCGCCGAAGCGCAAGCTCGCCCGCTCCCGCATCAAGCGGAACAAGACCGGCCGCCGTCGCTGA
- a CDS encoding DUF4149 domain-containing protein, producing MIEIASSLTLATLFGGMVGFSFLFSPLVFIRLPIEVAGPFIRQVFPAYFAAVAALFALGAVLSLSQPLIAVVLLAMSLLGALNLFGLMPAINRLRDRELAGDATAKKRFDLLHRLSVAINFIQILAAGWAIAAL from the coding sequence ATGATCGAGATTGCATCCAGCCTCACCCTCGCCACGCTGTTCGGCGGCATGGTCGGGTTTTCCTTCCTGTTCTCGCCGCTCGTCTTCATCCGCCTGCCGATCGAGGTGGCGGGGCCGTTCATCCGCCAGGTCTTTCCGGCCTACTTCGCCGCGGTCGCCGCCCTCTTTGCCCTTGGCGCGGTGCTGAGCCTGTCGCAGCCGCTGATCGCCGTCGTCCTGCTGGCGATGTCGCTGCTGGGCGCACTCAACCTCTTCGGCCTGATGCCGGCCATCAATCGGCTGCGGGATCGCGAACTAGCAGGCGACGCCACAGCCAAGAAACGGTTCGATCTGCTCCACCGCCTCTCGGTCGCGATCAATTTCATCCAGATCCTCGCCGCAGGCTGGGCCATCGCGGCGCTCTGA
- a CDS encoding MBL fold metallo-hydrolase, with translation MEFYAPNTQRIVGPVVMLPQEGSASGGTNRPLNSFAILRPGYSILLDAAYSWCLAGIRRLAEEGHPPQALVLSHRNTAGSGDAFAELRSEFDIPVLLHPDDQRHEEARDAGPYADPVGDPALEEAGVRMIHMPGHTDGSIMLHVEDEGGILLAGDSAVAPGPEQDAEPPRLERPVMPGAAEDRFIAEWQEIWAYAQPDAILPLHGHCYLKRDLGDDAYRAAVENIWTGPPMDPRG, from the coding sequence ATGGAGTTCTATGCCCCCAACACGCAGCGGATTGTCGGGCCGGTGGTCATGCTGCCGCAAGAGGGCTCGGCGAGCGGTGGCACGAACCGGCCGCTCAACTCCTTCGCCATCCTGCGGCCGGGCTATTCGATCCTGCTCGACGCGGCCTATTCGTGGTGCCTCGCCGGGATCCGGCGGCTGGCCGAGGAGGGTCATCCACCGCAGGCGCTGGTCCTGTCCCATCGCAACACGGCCGGATCGGGCGACGCGTTCGCCGAGCTCCGCTCGGAGTTCGACATCCCCGTTCTGCTCCACCCTGACGATCAGAGGCACGAGGAGGCGCGCGATGCCGGGCCCTACGCCGATCCGGTCGGGGACCCGGCGCTGGAGGAGGCGGGCGTCCGGATGATCCACATGCCCGGCCACACGGACGGGTCGATCATGCTGCATGTCGAGGACGAAGGCGGGATCCTGCTCGCAGGCGACAGCGCCGTCGCGCCCGGCCCGGAGCAGGACGCCGAGCCGCCCCGGCTGGAGCGTCCGGTGATGCCCGGCGCCGCCGAGGATCGGTTCATCGCGGAGTGGCAGGAGATCTGGGCCTACGCCCAGCCCGACGCGATCCTGCCGCTGCACGGTCACTGCTACCTGAAGCGGGATCTCGGCGACGACGCCTACCGCGCCGCCGTCGAGAACATCTGGACCGGGCCGCCGATGGATCCGCGCGGCTGA
- the topA gene encoding type I DNA topoisomerase: MPVVVVESPAKAKTINKYLGKDFTVLASYGHVRDLPPKDGSVDPDNGFEMTWEVASQSQKHVRAIADALKDDDKLILATDPDREGEAISWHLTEALTKRRAIKKSTAVERVVFNAITKSAVTEAMKNPRQVDMELVEAYLARRALDYLVGFKLSPVLWRRLPGAKSAGRVQSVALRLIVEREMEIEAFRPREYWSVRAVLETPRSQSFEARLTVLGGKKLDRYDLETAEAAELAVTAVASRDLKVLSVEAKPATRNPSPPFMTSTLQQEASRKFSWGARQTMQVAQRLYEAGYITYMRTDGIDMAPEAVTGAREAITARYGTNYVPEKPRLYKNKAKNAQEAHECIRPTEMNRGPDEIDVEADQRKLYDLIWKRSIASQMASAKLERTTVDVGSTDGEVVLRATGQVVTFDGFLKVYEEGRDDAEDEDSKRLPQIMEGEALKRLADGLAADHKKLSEGDTKAILAGEGAVLGQQHFTQPPPRYTEATLVKRMEELGIGRPSTYASIVTTIQDRDYVRKDKNRLIPQDKGRLVTAFLENFFRRYVSYDFTAKLEEDLDHVSAGDADWQELLDRFWRDFHAALDEAMEHSITDVLEKINEVLEPHLFPPKEDGSDPRLCPNCGIGRLSMKTARSGGAFIGCSNYPECRYTRPLAGELEGGDVAGPDGKLLGQDEHGTPVTLRAGRFGPYVQLGEPTEEVPKPKRASVPKGQELENVTLEMALDWLQLPRFIGDHPEGGPIEANIGRFGPYVMHTAPTEGKEKPKKIYANLSDPEEVLTIGLNRAVDLIEQKKLNPGRRGQAAEPLKALGDHPDGGPVNVMKGRYGPYVKWEKVNATLPKDVKPEDVTMEQALALIEEKAGAKAKKKPTKKKTGPKKAAAKKPAAKKKAATGEAAE, from the coding sequence ATGCCAGTCGTCGTTGTCGAGAGCCCGGCCAAGGCCAAGACGATCAACAAGTATCTCGGAAAGGACTTCACGGTCCTCGCGTCCTACGGCCATGTGCGCGACCTGCCACCCAAGGACGGCTCCGTCGACCCCGACAACGGGTTCGAGATGACGTGGGAGGTGGCCTCCCAATCGCAGAAGCATGTCCGCGCCATCGCGGACGCGTTGAAGGATGACGACAAGCTGATCCTCGCGACCGACCCCGACCGGGAAGGCGAGGCGATCTCCTGGCACTTGACGGAGGCGCTGACCAAGCGCCGCGCGATCAAGAAGTCCACGGCGGTGGAGCGGGTGGTCTTCAACGCCATCACCAAGTCCGCCGTGACCGAGGCGATGAAGAACCCGCGCCAGGTCGACATGGAGCTGGTGGAGGCATATCTCGCCCGCCGCGCGCTCGACTACCTCGTCGGGTTCAAGCTCTCACCGGTGCTGTGGCGCCGCCTGCCCGGCGCGAAATCCGCGGGCCGCGTGCAGTCCGTCGCCCTGCGGCTCATCGTCGAGCGGGAGATGGAGATCGAGGCGTTCCGTCCACGCGAGTACTGGTCCGTCCGCGCCGTTCTGGAAACGCCCCGCAGCCAGAGCTTCGAAGCGCGCCTGACGGTGCTCGGCGGCAAGAAGCTCGACCGCTACGACCTGGAAACGGCGGAGGCCGCGGAGCTCGCCGTGACCGCCGTCGCCTCCCGCGACCTCAAGGTGCTGAGCGTCGAGGCGAAACCGGCGACCCGCAACCCCTCGCCGCCCTTCATGACCTCCACGCTGCAGCAGGAGGCGTCGCGCAAGTTCTCCTGGGGTGCGCGGCAGACCATGCAGGTGGCTCAGCGCCTCTACGAGGCGGGCTACATTACCTACATGCGGACCGACGGTATCGACATGGCGCCCGAGGCCGTGACCGGCGCGCGTGAGGCGATCACCGCCCGCTACGGCACGAACTACGTTCCCGAGAAGCCGCGCCTCTACAAGAACAAGGCGAAGAACGCGCAGGAAGCGCACGAGTGCATCCGCCCGACCGAGATGAACCGCGGTCCGGACGAGATCGACGTCGAGGCGGACCAGCGCAAGCTCTACGACCTGATCTGGAAGCGCTCCATCGCCTCCCAGATGGCGAGTGCGAAGCTGGAGCGGACGACGGTGGATGTCGGCTCGACGGATGGCGAGGTCGTGCTGCGCGCCACCGGCCAGGTCGTGACCTTCGACGGCTTCCTCAAGGTCTATGAGGAAGGGCGCGACGATGCGGAGGACGAGGATTCGAAGCGGCTGCCCCAGATCATGGAGGGCGAGGCGCTGAAGCGGCTCGCCGACGGGCTCGCCGCGGATCACAAGAAGCTCTCCGAAGGCGACACGAAGGCGATCCTCGCAGGCGAGGGCGCGGTGCTCGGCCAACAGCACTTCACCCAGCCGCCGCCGCGCTACACCGAGGCGACGCTCGTCAAGCGGATGGAGGAGCTCGGCATCGGGCGGCCCTCCACCTACGCCTCGATCGTCACGACGATCCAGGACCGGGACTACGTGCGGAAGGACAAGAACCGCCTGATTCCACAGGACAAGGGCCGGCTGGTCACGGCCTTCCTCGAGAACTTCTTCCGCCGCTATGTGAGCTACGACTTCACCGCGAAGCTGGAGGAGGACCTCGACCACGTCTCCGCCGGGGATGCGGATTGGCAGGAGCTGCTCGACCGGTTCTGGCGCGACTTCCACGCCGCGCTCGACGAGGCGATGGAGCACTCGATCACCGACGTGCTCGAGAAGATCAACGAGGTGCTGGAGCCGCACCTTTTCCCGCCGAAGGAGGACGGCTCCGACCCGCGCCTCTGCCCGAATTGCGGGATCGGCCGGCTGTCGATGAAGACGGCCCGCTCGGGCGGCGCGTTCATCGGCTGCTCGAACTACCCCGAGTGCCGCTACACCCGGCCGCTCGCGGGTGAGCTAGAAGGCGGTGATGTCGCAGGCCCGGACGGCAAGCTGCTCGGCCAGGATGAGCACGGCACGCCAGTGACGCTACGCGCCGGGCGATTCGGCCCCTACGTTCAGCTCGGCGAACCCACCGAGGAAGTGCCGAAGCCTAAGCGCGCCTCGGTCCCTAAGGGTCAGGAGCTGGAGAACGTCACACTGGAAATGGCGCTCGACTGGCTGCAGCTGCCTCGCTTCATCGGCGACCATCCGGAGGGTGGCCCGATCGAGGCCAATATCGGTCGCTTCGGTCCCTACGTAATGCACACCGCCCCGACCGAGGGGAAGGAGAAACCGAAGAAGATCTACGCCAACCTCTCCGACCCCGAGGAGGTGCTGACCATCGGCCTGAACCGGGCCGTCGACCTGATCGAGCAGAAGAAGCTCAACCCGGGTCGGCGAGGGCAGGCGGCCGAGCCGCTGAAGGCGCTCGGTGACCACCCCGACGGCGGGCCGGTCAACGTCATGAAGGGACGCTACGGCCCCTACGTGAAGTGGGAGAAGGTGAACGCCACGTTGCCCAAGGACGTGAAGCCCGAGGACGTGACGATGGAACAGGCCCTCGCCTTGATCGAGGAGAAGGCGGGCGCCAAGGCCAAAAAGAAGCCGACGAAGAAGAAAACGGGGCCCAAGAAGGCCGCCGCCAAGAAACCCGCGGCGAAGAAGAAGGCCGCGACCGGCGAGGCGGCGGAGTAA
- a CDS encoding DctP family TRAP transporter solute-binding subunit, translating into MSAASVSAQSNPACDPGELEMVFSHVTAAVGHPKGEAATALADRINADLNGQACMTVYPNSELYADDDELFQAMLDGEVHFAAPSLAKMSPIVPQAQLFDLPFLFDNMEELIDFTYTPEGESILEAASLNGYLGLGYWLNGMREMSATVPIRRPEDVQGLTFRLSGSPVGEVYYDMLGVETITMSFSKVYDALATGEVDGQENSWSNIYTKSFYTVQDGVTETNHGVLAYMLFTSEAFMDSLDPGLRAELEQIILEVTHERNGFAYQLADVNRNLILQDGGVIRTLNDEERQAWVDALLPVWDQFEDAIGADLIQAASGRAAGL; encoded by the coding sequence ATGTCGGCGGCATCCGTTTCGGCTCAATCTAATCCCGCGTGCGATCCCGGTGAGCTGGAGATGGTGTTCTCCCACGTGACCGCGGCGGTGGGTCACCCGAAGGGCGAGGCGGCGACCGCGCTGGCCGACCGGATCAATGCCGATCTGAACGGTCAGGCCTGCATGACCGTCTACCCGAACTCCGAGCTCTACGCAGACGACGATGAGCTCTTCCAGGCGATGCTGGATGGCGAAGTGCACTTTGCAGCACCATCGCTGGCCAAGATGAGCCCGATCGTGCCGCAGGCGCAGCTGTTCGATCTTCCCTTCCTGTTCGACAACATGGAAGAGCTGATCGACTTCACCTACACGCCCGAGGGTGAGAGCATTCTCGAAGCGGCGTCCCTCAACGGTTACCTCGGCCTCGGCTACTGGCTGAACGGGATGCGTGAGATGTCGGCCACGGTTCCGATCCGCCGGCCCGAGGATGTCCAGGGGCTGACCTTCCGTCTGTCCGGCTCCCCTGTGGGCGAAGTTTACTACGACATGCTTGGGGTTGAGACCATCACCATGTCGTTCTCCAAGGTCTACGACGCCCTCGCCACCGGCGAGGTCGACGGGCAGGAGAACAGCTGGTCCAACATCTACACGAAGTCCTTCTACACCGTGCAGGACGGCGTGACCGAGACCAACCACGGGGTGCTGGCCTACATGCTGTTCACCTCCGAGGCGTTCATGGACTCCTTGGATCCCGGCCTGCGCGCCGAGCTCGAGCAGATCATCCTCGAGGTCACGCATGAGCGGAATGGCTTCGCCTACCAGCTCGCCGACGTGAACCGCAATCTCATCCTGCAGGATGGCGGTGTCATCCGCACGCTGAACGACGAAGAGCGTCAGGCGTGGGTCGATGCGCTCCTGCCCGTGTGGGACCAGTTTGAAGATGCGATCGGGGCGGACCTGATCCAGGCGGCCTCCGGCCGCGCTGCGGGCCTCTAA
- a CDS encoding DctP family TRAP transporter solute-binding subunit, with amino-acid sequence MNKTLEGVPIVSRQALAGLCLGFIALSTPVFAQCDPGEILIRFSHVTAETGHPKGEAALLLQTRVNEEMDGRACMEVYPRSQLFNDDDVLPAMLRGEVEMAAPSLSKFGAYTPQLQVFDLPFLFEDILAVEEFQNSDAGQELKESMVDDGLLGLEFWHNGMKQLSANVPLVDPADADGLKFRVQRSAVLMAQIEALGGEPFPMAFSAVFDALQSGDVDGQANTWSNIYTQGFHTVQDGVTETNHGIVDYLVVTSVEWWEGLQPDIREDLAQILLEVTHERNRFAFELGELNKIRVRQEGATIRILDDNEREAWVSALAPVYDQFRDEIGADLIQAAQAAEGGI; translated from the coding sequence ATGAACAAGACACTGGAGGGGGTTCCAATCGTGTCACGCCAAGCTCTTGCGGGGCTCTGCCTCGGTTTCATTGCGTTATCCACGCCAGTTTTCGCACAGTGCGATCCGGGCGAGATCCTCATCCGCTTCAGCCACGTGACGGCCGAGACGGGTCACCCGAAGGGCGAGGCGGCGCTGCTGCTCCAGACCCGCGTGAACGAGGAGATGGACGGCCGCGCCTGCATGGAGGTCTATCCGCGCTCGCAGCTCTTCAACGACGACGACGTGCTGCCCGCCATGCTGCGCGGCGAGGTCGAGATGGCCGCGCCCTCGCTCTCGAAATTCGGGGCGTACACGCCGCAGCTCCAGGTGTTCGACCTTCCGTTCCTGTTCGAGGACATCCTCGCCGTGGAGGAGTTCCAGAACTCCGACGCCGGGCAGGAGCTCAAGGAATCGATGGTCGATGACGGGCTTCTGGGCCTCGAGTTCTGGCACAACGGCATGAAGCAGCTCTCGGCCAACGTGCCGCTGGTCGATCCGGCAGATGCCGACGGGCTGAAGTTCCGGGTGCAGCGCTCCGCCGTGCTGATGGCGCAGATCGAGGCGTTGGGCGGCGAGCCCTTCCCGATGGCCTTCTCCGCCGTGTTCGACGCGCTGCAAAGCGGTGACGTCGACGGGCAGGCGAACACCTGGTCGAACATCTACACCCAGGGCTTCCACACCGTGCAGGACGGCGTGACCGAGACCAATCACGGCATCGTGGACTACCTCGTCGTCACCTCTGTCGAGTGGTGGGAGGGGCTGCAGCCCGACATCCGCGAGGACCTCGCGCAGATCCTGCTGGAAGTCACCCACGAGCGGAACCGCTTCGCCTTCGAGCTCGGCGAGCTCAACAAGATCCGCGTGCGGCAGGAAGGGGCGACCATCCGAATCCTCGATGACAACGAGCGCGAGGCGTGGGTGTCCGCACTGGCGCCGGTCTACGACCAGTTTCGTGACGAGATCGGGGCCGACCTGATTCAAGCAGCACAGGCCGCCGAGGGCGGCATCTGA